Proteins encoded within one genomic window of Pigmentiphaga sp. H8:
- a CDS encoding efflux RND transporter permease subunit, producing the protein MNISKFFIDRPIFAGVLSVLILLAGALAMFQLPISEYPEVVPPSVVVRAQYPGANPKVIAETVASPLEESINGVEDMLYMQSQANSDGNLAVTVTFRLGMDPDKAQQLVQNRVSQALPRLPEDVQRLGVTTIKSSPTLTMVTHLISPDDRYDITYLRNYALINVKDRLARIPGVGEVQLWGAGNYSMRVWLDPRKVAQRGLTASDVVAAIREQNVQVAAGVIGASPSASDVSLQLSVNTQGRLQTESDFANIVLKTSPDGGVTRLSDVARIELAAAEYGLRSLLDNKPAVALAIMQSPGANALAVSDQVRAAMKDMAKDFPPSVDYRIVYDPTQFVRASIKAVVVTLLEAVALVVLVVIVFLQTWRASIIPLLAVPVSIIGTFSLMLGFGYSINALSLFGMVLAIGIVVDDAIVVVENVERNIAAGLTPREATYRAMREVSGPIIAIALTLVAVFVPLAFMTGLSGQFYKQFAMTIAISTVISAFNSLTLSPALAALLLKSHDARPDGLTRVMNRLFGGFFRRFNDMFGRASDRYGAGVTGVISRKAMVMGVYGVLLALTLGVSSIVPGGFVPAQDKQYLVAFAQLPNGASLDRTEDVIRRMSDIALKQPGVESAIAFPGLSINGFTNSSSAGIVFVSLKDFHERKGKDVSAAAISDALNQQFSAIKESFIAVFPPPPVMGLGTLGGFKLQIEDRGALGYAELDAAAQAFVAAAQKAPELGPTFSSYQINVPQLDVQLDRVKAKQLGVAVTDVFDTMQIYLGSLYVNDFNRFGRVYQVRAQADAPFRAHPDDILALKTRNAAGEMVPLSSLVDVRPTFGPEMVVRYNGYTAADINGGPAPGYSSDQAQAAAERIAEQVLPRGMKLAWTDLTYQQILAGNAGVWVFPISVLLVFLVLAALYESLTLPLAVILIVPMSILAALTGVWLTRGDNNIFTQIGLMVLVGLASKNAILIVEFARELELQGRSVVEAAIEASRLRLRPILMTSIAFIMGVVPLVTSSGAGSEMRHAMGVAVFFGMLGVTLFGLFLTPVFYVLLRLAGGARKLHSAAQHEAPIVAAHHPGH; encoded by the coding sequence ATGAATATCTCCAAGTTTTTCATCGACCGGCCCATCTTCGCGGGCGTGCTGTCGGTCCTGATCCTGCTGGCGGGCGCGCTGGCGATGTTCCAGCTGCCCATCTCGGAGTATCCGGAAGTCGTTCCGCCCTCGGTGGTGGTGCGCGCGCAGTATCCCGGCGCCAATCCCAAGGTGATCGCCGAGACCGTGGCTTCGCCGCTGGAGGAGTCCATCAACGGCGTCGAGGACATGCTGTACATGCAGTCCCAGGCCAACAGCGACGGCAACCTGGCCGTTACCGTCACCTTCCGCCTGGGCATGGATCCGGACAAGGCGCAGCAACTGGTGCAGAACCGGGTGTCGCAGGCGCTGCCGCGCCTGCCCGAGGACGTGCAGCGGCTGGGCGTCACGACCATCAAGAGCTCGCCCACGCTGACGATGGTGACGCACCTGATCTCGCCGGACGACCGCTACGACATCACCTACCTGCGCAACTACGCGCTGATCAACGTCAAGGACCGCCTGGCGCGTATCCCGGGCGTGGGCGAGGTGCAGCTGTGGGGCGCCGGCAACTATTCGATGCGCGTCTGGCTGGATCCGCGGAAGGTCGCGCAGCGGGGGCTGACGGCCTCGGACGTGGTGGCGGCGATACGCGAGCAGAACGTGCAGGTCGCGGCCGGCGTGATCGGCGCTTCGCCCAGCGCGTCCGACGTGTCGCTGCAATTGTCCGTGAACACGCAGGGGAGGCTCCAGACCGAATCGGACTTCGCCAACATCGTGCTCAAGACCTCGCCCGACGGCGGCGTGACGCGCCTGTCGGACGTGGCGCGGATCGAGCTGGCGGCGGCCGAGTACGGCCTGCGTTCGCTGCTGGACAACAAGCCGGCGGTGGCGCTGGCCATCATGCAGTCGCCCGGCGCCAACGCGCTGGCGGTGTCGGACCAGGTGCGGGCGGCCATGAAGGACATGGCCAAGGACTTCCCGCCCTCGGTGGACTACCGCATCGTCTACGATCCGACGCAGTTCGTGCGCGCCAGCATCAAGGCGGTGGTGGTCACGCTGCTGGAAGCGGTGGCCCTGGTCGTGCTGGTGGTGATCGTGTTCCTGCAGACCTGGCGCGCGTCCATCATTCCGCTACTGGCGGTGCCGGTCTCCATCATCGGCACGTTCTCGCTGATGCTGGGCTTCGGCTATTCGATCAACGCGCTGTCGCTGTTCGGGATGGTGCTGGCCATAGGCATCGTGGTGGACGATGCCATCGTGGTGGTGGAGAACGTCGAGCGCAACATCGCGGCCGGGCTGACCCCGCGCGAGGCCACGTACCGGGCCATGCGCGAGGTCAGCGGCCCCATCATCGCCATCGCGCTGACGCTGGTCGCGGTGTTCGTGCCGCTGGCCTTCATGACCGGCCTGAGCGGGCAGTTCTACAAGCAGTTCGCCATGACCATCGCCATTTCCACGGTGATCTCGGCGTTCAACTCGCTCACGTTGTCGCCGGCGCTGGCGGCCTTGCTGCTGAAGTCGCACGATGCCCGGCCCGATGGCCTGACGCGCGTGATGAACCGTTTGTTCGGCGGCTTTTTCCGCCGCTTCAACGACATGTTCGGCCGGGCCTCCGATCGCTACGGCGCCGGGGTCACGGGGGTGATTTCGCGCAAGGCCATGGTCATGGGCGTGTACGGCGTGCTGCTGGCGCTGACGCTGGGCGTTTCGTCCATCGTGCCGGGAGGCTTCGTGCCCGCGCAGGACAAGCAGTACCTGGTCGCCTTCGCGCAGTTGCCCAACGGCGCCTCGCTCGACCGCACCGAGGACGTCATCCGGCGCATGTCCGACATCGCCCTCAAGCAGCCGGGCGTGGAAAGCGCCATCGCGTTCCCGGGGCTGTCGATCAACGGCTTCACCAACAGCTCGAGCGCCGGCATCGTCTTCGTGTCGCTCAAGGACTTCCATGAACGCAAGGGCAAGGACGTCTCGGCCGCCGCGATCTCGGACGCGCTCAACCAGCAGTTCTCGGCCATCAAGGAATCGTTCATCGCGGTATTCCCGCCGCCGCCCGTGATGGGGCTGGGCACGCTGGGCGGATTCAAGCTGCAGATCGAAGACCGGGGCGCGCTGGGCTACGCCGAACTCGACGCGGCGGCGCAAGCCTTCGTGGCGGCGGCGCAGAAGGCGCCCGAACTCGGGCCGACGTTCAGCAGCTACCAGATCAACGTGCCGCAGCTGGACGTGCAGCTGGACCGGGTCAAGGCCAAGCAGCTGGGCGTTGCCGTCACCGACGTGTTCGACACCATGCAGATCTACCTGGGTTCGCTGTACGTGAACGACTTCAACCGCTTCGGCCGGGTGTATCAGGTTCGCGCGCAGGCCGACGCGCCGTTCCGCGCCCACCCGGACGACATCCTGGCGCTGAAGACCCGCAACGCCGCGGGCGAGATGGTGCCGCTGTCGTCCCTGGTGGACGTGCGTCCGACCTTCGGGCCGGAGATGGTCGTGCGCTACAACGGCTACACCGCCGCCGACATCAACGGCGGGCCGGCGCCCGGCTATTCCTCGGACCAGGCCCAGGCCGCCGCCGAGCGCATCGCCGAGCAGGTCCTGCCACGCGGCATGAAGCTGGCCTGGACGGACCTGACCTACCAGCAGATCCTGGCGGGCAATGCCGGCGTCTGGGTGTTCCCGATCAGCGTGCTGCTGGTGTTCCTGGTGCTGGCGGCCCTGTACGAGAGCCTGACGCTGCCGCTGGCGGTGATCCTGATCGTGCCGATGAGCATCCTGGCCGCGCTCACGGGGGTCTGGCTGACGCGCGGGGACAACAACATCTTCACCCAGATCGGCCTGATGGTGCTGGTGGGCCTGGCTTCGAAGAACGCCATCCTGATCGTGGAATTCGCGCGCGAGCTCGAATTGCAGGGCAGGTCGGTGGTCGAGGCGGCCATCGAGGCCAGCCGGCTGCGCCTGCGCCCCATCCTGATGACGTCCATCGCGTTCATCATGGGCGTGGTGCCGCTGGTGACCTCCTCCGGCGCGGGCTCGGAGATGCGGCATGCCATGGGCGTGGCGGTGTTCTTCGGCATGCTGGGCGTGACCCTGTTCGGCCTGTTCCTGACGCCGGTCTTCTATGTATTGCTGCGGCTGGCAGGGGGTGCGCGCAAGCTGCACTCGGCCGCGCAGCACGAGGCGCCCATCGTGGCGGCCCATCATCCGGGGCACTGA
- a CDS encoding efflux RND transporter periplasmic adaptor subunit: protein MFRFRKRALAVTLGVAVLGAAGGIAVQRMPALAGQEAPAAAAPAAAVDVAEVVSRTITDWRGYSGRLEAVDRVEIRPLVSGTLTAVHFQDGALVRKGEVLFTIDPRPYAAEVARVRGQLAAAEARDAYAASELARGQRLLSDNAIARRDFEEKQNAAREAVANLQAARAALEAARLNLEYTRITAPVSGRISRAQVTVGNVVAAGAASAPLTTLVSTARMYAAFDVDEPTYLKMAQASRAGSGAIPVYLGLANEEGHPRKGTVSFIDNRLDVASGTIRVRAVFDNPDGQLIPGLYARVQLGGGKPRDALLIDERAVGTDQDKRFVLVLDEGNRTSYREVRLGNANGGLRVVDAGLKAGERIVVNGLQRVRPGEPVAPREVPMAGQPGRFAGDGPPVDDQPAGAQAGRQPKQV from the coding sequence ATGTTTCGTTTTCGCAAACGCGCGCTGGCGGTCACGCTGGGCGTTGCCGTGCTTGGCGCTGCCGGCGGCATCGCCGTGCAGAGAATGCCGGCCCTGGCCGGCCAGGAAGCCCCCGCCGCTGCGGCCCCCGCGGCGGCCGTGGACGTGGCCGAGGTCGTCAGCCGTACCATCACGGACTGGCGCGGCTACTCCGGACGGCTGGAAGCGGTCGACCGCGTCGAGATCCGGCCCCTGGTGTCCGGAACGCTGACCGCGGTGCATTTCCAGGACGGCGCCCTGGTCAGGAAAGGCGAGGTGCTGTTCACCATCGATCCGCGCCCCTACGCGGCCGAAGTCGCCCGGGTCCGGGGCCAGCTTGCCGCGGCCGAGGCCCGTGATGCCTATGCCGCCTCCGAACTGGCGCGCGGCCAGCGGCTGTTGTCGGACAACGCGATCGCCAGGCGCGATTTCGAGGAAAAGCAGAATGCCGCGCGCGAGGCGGTGGCCAACCTGCAGGCCGCCCGGGCTGCCCTGGAAGCCGCCCGCCTGAACCTGGAATACACGCGCATCACGGCGCCGGTCAGCGGCCGCATCTCGCGCGCGCAGGTCACCGTGGGCAACGTGGTCGCCGCCGGGGCGGCGTCGGCTCCGCTGACCACGCTGGTCTCGACGGCGCGCATGTACGCGGCCTTCGACGTGGACGAACCCACCTACCTGAAAATGGCGCAGGCCAGCCGCGCGGGCTCGGGCGCCATCCCGGTCTACCTTGGCCTGGCCAACGAGGAGGGCCATCCCCGCAAGGGCACGGTCAGCTTCATCGACAACCGGCTGGACGTGGCCTCGGGCACCATCCGCGTGCGCGCGGTGTTCGACAACCCGGACGGGCAACTGATTCCCGGTCTGTACGCGCGCGTGCAACTGGGCGGCGGCAAGCCGCGCGACGCGCTGCTGATCGACGAGCGTGCGGTCGGTACCGACCAGGACAAGCGTTTCGTGCTGGTGCTGGACGAGGGCAATCGAACCAGCTATCGCGAAGTCCGGCTGGGCAACGCCAACGGCGGCCTGCGCGTGGTCGACGCCGGCCTGAAGGCGGGCGAGCGCATCGTGGTCAATGGCCTGCAGCGCGTGCGGCCGGGCGAACCGGTGGCGCCGCGCGAGGTTCCCATGGCGGGGCAGCCGGGCCGGTTCGCGGGCGATGGTCCGCCGGTCGACGACCAGCCGGCCGGTGCGCAGGCCGGCCGCCAGCCGAAGCAGGTTTGA
- a CDS encoding LysR family transcriptional regulator: MDKFQAMQVFTRVVEANSFTLAADNLGLPRATVSTTIRNLERALQVRLLNRTTRKISLTPDGASYYERCIRLLADLEEAETSFRDVARRPRGRLRIDTPASIGRSILIPSLCEFHERYPDIELVIGMSDRPVDLVQEAVDCAIRVGELQDSSMVARRIGTFESLTCAAPSYLEAYGEPRTLRDLERHHAVHYFSARTGRTIDWDFVVDGVSTEVKVKGIVSVNDSDAYVACGLQGFGLIQPARYMVRPHLESGLLREVLTDWKPSPMPISVVYLHNRHLSPKVRAFVDWVSELFGRCPLLGGECHTDEMPQECEFACQPSGHTVRSVIEQHNLAESVF, translated from the coding sequence GTGGATAAATTTCAGGCCATGCAGGTGTTCACGCGCGTCGTCGAAGCCAACAGCTTCACCCTGGCGGCCGACAACCTCGGCTTGCCGCGCGCCACCGTCAGCACCACCATCCGCAATCTCGAACGCGCGCTGCAGGTCCGGCTGCTGAACCGGACCACCCGCAAGATCAGCCTCACGCCCGACGGCGCCTCGTACTACGAGCGCTGCATACGGCTGCTGGCCGACCTGGAGGAGGCCGAGACCTCGTTTCGAGACGTCGCGCGCCGGCCTCGCGGCCGGCTGCGCATCGATACGCCGGCCTCGATCGGCCGTTCCATCCTGATTCCGTCGCTGTGCGAATTCCATGAGCGCTACCCGGACATCGAGCTGGTGATAGGCATGAGCGATCGCCCGGTCGACCTGGTCCAGGAAGCCGTGGACTGCGCCATCCGCGTCGGCGAGCTGCAGGACTCCTCCATGGTGGCCCGGCGCATCGGCACCTTCGAGAGCCTGACCTGCGCCGCGCCCTCCTACCTCGAAGCCTATGGCGAGCCGCGCACGCTCCGGGACCTGGAGCGCCACCACGCGGTCCATTATTTCTCCGCCCGCACCGGCCGCACCATCGACTGGGATTTCGTCGTGGACGGCGTCTCCACCGAGGTCAAGGTCAAGGGCATCGTTTCGGTCAACGATTCGGACGCCTACGTGGCCTGCGGCCTGCAAGGCTTCGGCCTCATCCAGCCCGCCCGCTACATGGTGCGGCCGCACCTGGAGTCCGGCCTGCTGCGCGAGGTGCTGACCGACTGGAAGCCTTCCCCCATGCCGATCTCGGTGGTCTACCTGCACAACCGGCACCTGTCGCCCAAGGTTCGGGCCTTCGTCGACTGGGTCAGCGAACTGTTCGGCCGGTGCCCGCTGCTGGGCGGCGAGTGCCACACGGACGAGATGCCGCAGGAATGCGAGTTCGCCTGCCAGCCCAGCGGCCATACGGTCCGGTCTGTGATCGAACAGCACAACCTGGCCGAAAGCGTCTTCTAA
- a CDS encoding phosphoethanolamine transferase, with amino-acid sequence MSSVLHERRSGTFIWGLLLAGRDRGWGLRSSTRLALAIAAGLMLFYNVAVWREILRIVPWNGTGSAVFYLSFAILMWSAFGALLTLCSFRAVFKPLLTLLLPVSAVAAYFMCTYGIAIDNVMVQNLAETDVSEASALLSPGLLGYLLVLGVLPVAGLWRLRVEYATGARGVAARLLVAAACLVTGLAMLGGFYSVYAPLFREHRQVTQKINPTSYLYALGKYARQRWGSKEAALVVAPIGLDATRSAGASARPRKSLVVFVVGETARADHFGLNGYARDTTPELSRLGVLNFSNVSSCGTSTAVSVPCMFSDLGRMGYSDRAAKTREGLLDVLQRAGVAVYWRENNSDCKGTCLRVPNDSVMGKPRHPHCDAEGCRDEALLEGLSAYMDAHQGDAFIVLHTMGSHGPAYYRRYPPEFERFKPVCRINQLGDCPKETLVNAYDNSILYTDYFLAQVVGLLQKQAATRDTAMVYVSDHGESLGENGLYLHAAPYAIAPRAQTHVPMVMWMSPGAARDWGVDTACLAARRDEPYSHDNLFHSFLGMFEVRTGVYKQQLDLLAPCRAALEARVGKGRARG; translated from the coding sequence TTGTCTTCCGTACTGCACGAGCGTCGCTCGGGGACGTTCATTTGGGGCCTGCTCCTGGCCGGCCGGGATCGCGGCTGGGGACTTCGAAGCAGCACGCGGCTGGCGCTCGCCATCGCCGCCGGGTTGATGCTTTTCTACAACGTCGCGGTCTGGCGCGAGATCCTGCGCATCGTTCCCTGGAACGGCACGGGCTCGGCCGTCTTCTATCTGTCGTTCGCCATCCTGATGTGGTCGGCGTTCGGGGCGCTGCTGACGCTGTGCTCGTTCAGGGCCGTGTTCAAGCCGCTGCTGACGCTGCTGTTGCCGGTTTCCGCCGTGGCGGCTTATTTCATGTGCACCTACGGCATCGCGATCGACAACGTGATGGTGCAGAACCTGGCCGAGACCGACGTGAGCGAGGCCAGCGCCTTGCTGAGTCCGGGGCTGCTGGGCTATCTGCTGGTGCTGGGCGTGCTGCCGGTGGCGGGGCTGTGGCGCCTGCGCGTGGAGTACGCGACGGGCGCGCGGGGCGTGGCGGCCCGCCTGCTGGTGGCCGCGGCCTGCCTGGTGACGGGACTGGCGATGCTGGGCGGTTTCTATTCGGTGTATGCGCCGCTGTTCCGCGAGCACCGGCAGGTGACGCAGAAGATCAATCCCACGAGCTATCTGTACGCGCTGGGCAAGTACGCGCGCCAGCGCTGGGGGAGCAAGGAAGCCGCCCTGGTCGTGGCGCCCATCGGCCTGGACGCTACCCGTTCGGCGGGCGCCTCGGCGCGGCCCCGCAAGTCCCTGGTGGTGTTCGTGGTGGGCGAGACGGCGCGCGCGGACCACTTCGGGCTCAACGGCTATGCGCGCGATACGACGCCGGAGCTGTCGCGCCTGGGCGTACTCAATTTCTCCAATGTCTCGTCATGCGGGACCTCCACGGCGGTGTCGGTGCCCTGCATGTTCTCGGACCTGGGCCGGATGGGTTATTCGGACCGCGCGGCCAAGACGCGCGAGGGCTTGCTGGACGTGCTCCAGCGGGCCGGCGTGGCGGTCTACTGGCGCGAGAACAACAGCGACTGCAAGGGCACCTGCCTGCGCGTGCCCAACGACAGCGTCATGGGCAAGCCCCGCCATCCCCATTGCGATGCCGAGGGCTGCCGCGACGAGGCCTTGCTGGAGGGCCTGTCCGCCTATATGGACGCCCACCAGGGCGACGCCTTCATCGTGCTGCACACCATGGGCAGCCACGGGCCGGCCTACTACCGGCGCTACCCGCCGGAGTTCGAGCGCTTCAAGCCGGTCTGCCGCATCAACCAGCTGGGCGATTGCCCCAAGGAAACGCTGGTCAACGCCTATGACAACTCCATCCTCTACACCGACTACTTCCTGGCACAGGTCGTTGGCCTGTTGCAGAAGCAGGCCGCCACGCGGGATACGGCCATGGTCTACGTGTCCGACCATGGGGAATCGCTGGGCGAGAACGGCCTTTACCTGCACGCGGCGCCGTATGCGATCGCGCCGCGCGCCCAGACCCACGTGCCCATGGTGATGTGGATGTCGCCCGGCGCGGCGCGCGACTGGGGCGTGGACACGGCCTGCCTGGCCGCCCGCCGCGACGAGCCCTACAGCCACGACAACCTGTTCCATTCCTTCCTGGGCATGTTCGAGGTACGCACGGGCGTGTACAAGCAGCAGCTGGATCTGCTCGCGCCTTGCCGCGCGGCGCTGGAGGCCCGGGTGGGCAAGGGCCGCGCCCGGGGCTAG
- a CDS encoding MarR family winged helix-turn-helix transcriptional regulator, whose amino-acid sequence MDKIDKQLATLTMALGRTARAYKSAADTLTADFGLSQATAWPVVMIGRLGDGARPGAVADALGIEPSSVVRVIDRVVELGLVERREDASDRRAKSLYLTAAGRQCADRVEAALIPFRRALFAGRSKDDIEACLRTLEGLQTAIEQLAQEAGPASSS is encoded by the coding sequence ATGGACAAAATTGACAAACAGCTCGCCACCCTGACCATGGCCCTGGGCCGCACGGCTCGGGCCTACAAATCCGCGGCCGACACCTTGACCGCGGATTTCGGCCTGTCCCAGGCCACCGCCTGGCCGGTGGTGATGATCGGCCGCCTGGGCGACGGCGCCCGCCCCGGCGCCGTCGCCGACGCGCTGGGCATCGAGCCCTCGTCGGTGGTGCGCGTCATCGACCGCGTGGTCGAGCTGGGCCTGGTCGAGCGCCGCGAAGACGCTTCCGACCGCCGCGCCAAGTCCCTGTATCTCACGGCCGCCGGCCGGCAGTGCGCCGACCGGGTCGAAGCCGCCCTCATCCCCTTCCGCCGCGCCCTGTTCGCCGGCAGGAGCAAGGACGACATCGAAGCCTGCCTGCGCACGCTGGAAGGCTTGCAGACCGCGATCGAACAACTCGCCCAGGAAGCCGGTCCCGCGTCGTCCTCATGA
- a CDS encoding FUSC family protein: MKLPTLSETLFSLKSYAAAVLALYLAMRMGLPRPFWAMTTAYVVSSPLAGAVRSKAVYRVTGTTLGSAMALAAVPLLANAPELLSLAFALWVGLCLYISLLDRTPRSYLFMLAGYTAALIGFPAVTQPEQIFDISLARVEEILLGITCATLIHSLVMPQGIGPVLVSRVQRAYDDAQRWIADTLGGKSDAGQLDRRKLAADVTDLRLMATHLPFDTSHLRWTSNAIHAVQDRISLMMPLMSAIEDRLAVLREMPAGLARRWETVMRDVAAWTGDPQPRDPVRLAGLVRAIDANHPAVSPDMGWRDMVELSLGSRLKALIHAYADSSALRTHIEAGLHDARSESIREQPSSPRVLHTDRGLALLSAFAATVAILACCLFWIATAWQAGSGAALMAAIFCCLFATLDNPVPAIRVFLKFTLLSIPCSAFYLLVVLPAVHSFEMLVLTTAPLFLLLGVLIARPPTTGRAMAFLFGVASALAMHDTQTADLVSFANSMLAQVAGIVAAAVCTRLFRTISVDHSALRLLRANWRELAELGRADSARNIVVTEISARMLDRLALLAPRMAAARANADLQGADVLADLRVGLNMTQLLRLQPELDREQVRVRPLLTALSSFFAGRRLPTQRPAPDLLARIDALLRAVCALPASTAQRDAVAALCGIRRDLHPDADDYQPASLLPEPRHVR; the protein is encoded by the coding sequence ATGAAGCTCCCCACCCTTTCCGAAACGCTGTTCTCGCTCAAGAGCTACGCCGCCGCGGTCCTCGCCTTGTATCTCGCGATGCGCATGGGCCTGCCGCGTCCGTTCTGGGCCATGACCACCGCCTACGTGGTCAGCAGCCCGCTGGCCGGCGCGGTGCGCTCCAAGGCGGTCTACCGTGTCACCGGCACCACGCTGGGGTCGGCCATGGCCCTGGCCGCCGTGCCGCTCCTGGCCAACGCGCCGGAACTGCTGTCGCTCGCATTCGCGCTGTGGGTGGGGTTGTGCCTGTACATCTCGCTGCTCGATCGCACGCCCAGGTCCTATCTTTTCATGCTGGCGGGCTACACCGCCGCGCTGATCGGCTTTCCCGCCGTCACGCAGCCCGAACAGATCTTCGACATCTCGCTGGCCCGCGTCGAGGAGATCCTGCTGGGCATCACCTGCGCCACGCTCATCCACAGCCTGGTCATGCCGCAGGGCATCGGTCCCGTCCTCGTCTCCCGCGTGCAGCGCGCCTACGACGACGCCCAGCGCTGGATCGCCGACACGCTGGGCGGCAAGTCAGACGCCGGCCAGCTGGACCGCCGCAAGCTGGCCGCCGACGTCACCGACCTGCGGCTGATGGCGACCCACCTGCCCTTCGACACCTCGCACCTGCGCTGGACCTCGAATGCCATCCACGCCGTGCAGGACCGCATCTCGCTGATGATGCCGCTGATGTCCGCCATCGAAGACCGCCTGGCCGTGCTGCGCGAGATGCCCGCCGGCCTGGCGCGCCGCTGGGAAACGGTGATGCGGGACGTGGCCGCGTGGACCGGGGATCCCCAGCCCCGGGACCCGGTGCGGCTGGCCGGACTGGTGCGGGCCATCGACGCGAACCACCCCGCGGTCTCGCCGGACATGGGCTGGCGCGACATGGTCGAACTCAGCCTGGGCTCGCGCCTGAAGGCCCTGATCCATGCCTACGCCGATTCCAGCGCGCTGCGCACGCATATCGAGGCGGGCCTGCACGACGCGCGTTCCGAATCCATCCGCGAACAGCCCAGCTCGCCGCGCGTGCTGCATACCGACCGCGGACTGGCCCTGCTGTCGGCCTTCGCGGCCACCGTGGCCATCCTGGCCTGCTGCCTGTTCTGGATCGCCACCGCCTGGCAGGCGGGATCGGGCGCGGCGCTGATGGCCGCCATCTTCTGCTGCCTGTTCGCCACCCTGGACAACCCGGTGCCGGCGATACGGGTGTTCCTGAAGTTCACGCTGCTGTCCATCCCGTGCTCGGCCTTCTACCTGCTGGTCGTGCTGCCGGCCGTGCACAGCTTCGAGATGCTGGTGCTGACCACCGCGCCGCTGTTCCTCCTGCTGGGCGTCCTGATCGCGCGTCCCCCCACCACCGGCCGCGCGATGGCCTTCCTGTTCGGCGTCGCGTCGGCGCTGGCCATGCACGACACCCAGACCGCCGATCTCGTTTCCTTCGCCAACAGCATGCTGGCACAGGTGGCGGGCATCGTGGCCGCCGCCGTCTGCACGCGGCTGTTCCGCACCATCAGCGTCGACCACAGCGCGCTCAGGCTGCTGCGCGCGAACTGGCGGGAACTGGCCGAACTGGGCCGCGCCGACTCGGCCCGCAACATCGTTGTGACCGAGATCTCGGCCCGCATGCTGGACCGCCTGGCGCTGCTTGCGCCCCGCATGGCGGCCGCCCGCGCCAATGCCGACCTGCAAGGCGCCGACGTGCTGGCGGACTTGCGCGTGGGCCTGAACATGACGCAGTTGCTGCGCCTGCAGCCCGAACTGGACCGCGAACAGGTCCGCGTGCGGCCGCTGCTGACCGCGCTGTCCTCGTTCTTCGCCGGCCGGCGCCTGCCCACCCAGCGCCCCGCCCCCGATTTGCTCGCGCGGATCGACGCCCTGCTGCGCGCCGTGTGCGCGTTGCCGGCTTCAACCGCGCAGCGCGACGCCGTGGCCGCGCTGTGCGGCATCCGCCGCGACCTGCATCCCGATGCCGACGATTACCAGCCGGCGTCCCTGTTACCGGAGCCCCGCCATGTTCGCTGA
- a CDS encoding DUF1656 domain-containing protein, with product MFAEVNVYGLYVPALLLLTFAAIVVARLLGHGLARLGFYRLVWHPPLFDACLFVIVLACLSLLFTREF from the coding sequence ATGTTCGCTGAAGTCAATGTCTATGGCCTGTACGTGCCCGCCCTGCTGCTGCTGACTTTCGCGGCCATCGTCGTGGCACGGCTGCTCGGACACGGGCTGGCCCGCCTCGGGTTCTACCGCCTGGTCTGGCACCCCCCGCTGTTCGACGCCTGCCTGTTCGTCATCGTGCTGGCCTGCCTGTCGCTCCTGTTCACTCGCGAGTTCTAA
- a CDS encoding HlyD family secretion protein: protein MPKISLPALGRFALTLLVLAIAIAAGWTLWQRYEVRPWTRDGRVKAYVVQVAPDVTGPVTKVMVRDNQAVRAGQVLFEIDKARYELAVRQAEAAVQSQRAALAQATREVRRNGELGELVAQESREQAQSRTEQLRAALAQAQASLDLARLNLARSTVVSPVNGYVTNLDLQGGAYVTAGHAVMALVDRDSFYVEGYFEENKLPRIHVGDQASVLLMGAGEALEGHVESFSEGIADRDRSTAANLLPNVNPTFNWVRLAQRIPVRVAIDRVPDSVRLVAGQTATVEVREPPAPRRPEGAAS, encoded by the coding sequence ATACCCAAGATTTCATTGCCGGCGCTGGGCCGGTTCGCATTGACCCTGCTGGTCCTGGCCATCGCCATCGCCGCCGGCTGGACCCTGTGGCAGCGCTACGAGGTACGCCCCTGGACGCGCGACGGCCGCGTGAAGGCCTACGTGGTGCAGGTCGCGCCCGACGTCACCGGCCCGGTCACCAAGGTAATGGTGCGCGACAACCAGGCCGTCCGCGCCGGACAGGTCCTGTTCGAGATCGACAAGGCCCGCTACGAGCTGGCCGTGCGCCAGGCCGAGGCCGCCGTACAGTCGCAGCGCGCGGCACTGGCCCAGGCCACGCGCGAAGTCCGCCGCAACGGCGAACTGGGCGAACTGGTCGCCCAGGAAAGCCGCGAACAGGCCCAGTCGCGCACCGAACAACTGCGCGCCGCGCTGGCCCAGGCACAGGCCAGCCTGGACCTGGCGCGACTGAACCTGGCGCGCAGCACGGTGGTCTCGCCCGTGAACGGCTACGTGACCAACCTGGACCTGCAAGGCGGCGCCTACGTCACCGCCGGCCATGCCGTCATGGCGCTGGTCGATCGCGACTCGTTCTACGTCGAAGGCTATTTCGAGGAAAACAAGCTGCCGCGCATCCACGTCGGCGACCAGGCGTCGGTGCTGCTGATGGGTGCCGGCGAAGCGCTGGAAGGACACGTCGAGAGCTTCTCCGAGGGCATCGCCGACCGCGACCGCAGCACCGCCGCCAACCTGCTGCCCAACGTCAACCCGACCTTCAACTGGGTGCGGCTGGCCCAGCGCATTCCGGTGCGCGTGGCCATCGACCGTGTGCCGGACTCGGTCAGGCTGGTGGCCGGCCAGACGGCCACGGTGGAAGTCCGCGAGCCGCCCGCGCCCCGCCGTCCCGAAGGAGCGGCTTCATGA